One Athene noctua chromosome 30, bAthNoc1.hap1.1, whole genome shotgun sequence genomic region harbors:
- the ESYT1 gene encoding extended synaptotagmin-1: MERRGAERGAERGPALAALGALGRRALWALPAYAAGLLGLGAAALVLALALYAGWRRRRSARERSLRLAAQLQRDEEAAVRAAGLGAARGELPAWVSFPDVERAEWLNKVLAQAWPFFGRYMEKLLVENVAPSIRASNTHLQTFTFTRVDMGEKPLRVLGVRAHPGAHQKQILLDLNISYVGDVQIDVEVKKFFCKAGVKGMQLHGMLRIILEPLLGDVPIVGALTMFFIRRPTLDINWTGMTNLLDIPGLSSMSDTMIMDAISSYLVLPNRLLVPLVPDLPEAAQLRCPLPRGVVRVHLRGARDLRSKDRFMGGLVGGKSDPYAVLRVGTQVVTSRVIDNELNPTWDEVYEFIVHEVPGQEIEVELFDKDPDQDDLLGRMKLDFGEVLKARVLEEWFPLQGGGQGRLHLRLEWLSLMADTSRLDQVLERNRTIAARPDPPSAAILVVYLDRAEELPMKKPGKEPNPVVQVSVQDVTRESKVVYNTSAPVWEDAFRFFLHDPRNQDVDIQVKDDPRQSSLGSLSLPLARLLDAPELTLAQPFPLQRSGPGSRLYLKLVLRVLFFDAPENGGPPPAPPGQPEPPGSTGGTQRPPRANPDPQFGTEHVLRIHLLEAQSLVAKDNLFGGAVRGRSDPYARVRVAGRSFRSRVVKEELNPRWNEVYEAVVNNIPGQDVEFELFDKDLDKDDFLGRCKVPLRRVLSGRVVDEWLPLEDVKSGRLHVRMEALTPTPSTDLLEQVLHTNSLLQPPRGEELSAALLSVFLDRAAELPLRKGSKPPSPFASLAVRDVSVRTKPCAPTAEPVWDEGFSFLIKRPHVESLELQVKDEGGQPLGALSLPLPRLLACPGLALDSWLPLAGGGPGSQILLRAQLGVLVPQQVEEGAGGAAPAGGGDAAPQPAEEEFGAGGLRQRLPPADSPPEPAEGPLGRLQLTLWYHRDERKLVAIVHGCRNLKPVSKELPDPYVSLVLLPDRSRSSKRKTNVQKKTLNPDFNERFEWDVSLEEASRRKLEAHVKSTGSFMSREKEALGKIHLDLAQVDLAEGGPHWYELRDERSSP, translated from the exons atggagcggcggggcgcggagcggggcgcggagcggggcccggcgctgGCGGCGCTGGGCGCGCTGGGCCGGCGGGCGCTGTGGGCGCTGCCCGCGTACGCCgcggggctgctggggctgggcgcCGCCGCGCTGGTGCTGGCGCTGGCGCTGTACGccgggtggcggcggcggcggagcgcccGGGAGCGCTCGCTCCGGTTGGCCGCTCAGCTGCAGCGCGACGAGGAGGCCGCGGTCCGCGCCGCCGGGCTGGGCGCGGCCCGCGGGGAGCTGCCGGCCTGG GTCAGCTTCCCCGACGTGGAGAGGGCGGAATGGCTGAACAAG GTCCTGGCCCAGGCCTGGCCCTTCTTCGGGCGCTACATGGAGAAGCTGCTGGTGGAGAACGTGGCTCCGTCCATCCGGGCCTCCAACACGCACCTGCAGACCTTCACCTTCACCAGGGTGGACATGGGCGAGAAG cctctCCGGGTCCTGGGGGTCAGGGCTCACCCCGGCGCCCACCAGAAGCAAATTCTGCTGGACCTCAACATCAG CTACGTGGGTGACGTCCAGATCGACGTGGAGGTGAAGAAGTTCTTCTGCAAGGCGGGGGTGAAAGGCATGCAG ctccacgGGATGCTGCGGATCATCCTGGAGCCCCTCCTCGGGGACGTGCCCATCGTGGGGGCTCTCACCATGTTCTTCATCCGGCGCCCG ACCTTGGACATCAACTGGACGGGGATGACCAACCTGCTGGACATCCCGGGGCTGAG CTCCATGTCGGACACGATGATCATGGACGCCATCTCCTCCTACCTCGTCCTGCCCAACCGCCTCCTGGTCCCGCTGGTGCCCGACCTGCCGGAGGCCGCGCAGCTCCGCTGTCCCCTGCCCCGG GGCGTGGTGCGGGTGCATCTCCGGGGCGCCCGGGACCTGCGGTCCAAGGATCGGTTCatgggggggctggtggggggcaaGTCGGACCCCTACGCCGTCCTGCGCGTCGGCACCCAGGTCGTCACCAGCCGCGTCATCGACAACGAGCTCAACCCCACCTGGGACGAGGTCTACGAG TTCATCGTGCACGAGGTGCCGGGGCAGGAGATCGAGGTGGAGCTGTTCGACAAGGACCCCGACCAGGACGATCTCCTGGGCAG GATGAAGCTGGATTTCGGGGAGGTGCTGAAGGCTCgggtgctggaggag TGGTTCCCGCTGCAGGGGGGGGGCCAGGGGCGGCTCCACCTGCGCCTGGAGTGGCTCTCGCTCATGGCCGACACCTCCAGACTGGACCAG GTTCTGGAGAGGAACCGGACGATTGCGGCCAGACCCGACCCCCCGTCGGCCGCCATCCTGGTCGTGTACCTGGACCGGGCTGAGGAGCTGCCC ATGAAGAAGCCGGGCAAGGAGCCCAACCCCGTGGTGCAGGTGTCGGTGCAGGACGTCACGCGGGAGAGCaag GTCGTTTACAACACGTCTGCTCCCGTCTGGGAAGACGCTTTCCGCTTCTTCCTGCACGACCCCAGGAACCAGGACGTGGACATCCAG gtGAAGGACGACCCCCGGCAGAGCTCCCTGGGCTCCCTCTCGCTGCCCCTCGCCCGCCTGCTCGACGCCCCGGAGCTGACGCTGGCGCAGCCCTTCCCGCTCCAGCGCTCGGGGCCCGGCAGCCGCCTCTACCTGAAGCTGGTCCTGCGG gtgctctTCTTCGATGCCCCCGAGAATGGCggccccccacccgcccccccggggcagccggAGCCCCCGGGCAGCACCGGTGGCACCCAGCGGCCCCCCCGCGCCAACCCCGACCCCCAGTTCGGCAccgag cacGTGCTGCGGATCCACCTGCTGGAGGCCCAGAGCCTGGTGGCCAAGGACAATCTCTTcgggggggcggtgcgggggcgCTCGGACCCCTACGCCCGGGTGCGGGTGGCCGGGAGGAGCTTCCGCAGCCGCGTCGTCAAGGAGGAGCTCAACCCCCGCTGGAACGAGGTCTACGAG GCCGTCGTCAACAACATCCCGGGGCAGGACGTGGAGTTCGAGCTCTTCGACAAGGACCTGGACAAGGACGATTTCCTGGgccg gtgcaaGGTGCCGCTGCGGCGGGTGCTGAGCGGCCGCGTCGTGGATGAG TGGCTGCCGCTGGAGGACGTGAAGTCGGGGCGGCTGCACGTGCGGATGGAGgccctgacccccacccccagcaccgaCCTCCTCGAGCAG gtcctGCACACCAacagcctcctgcagcccccccggggcGAGGAGCTCTCGGCCGCTCTCCTCTCCGTCTTCCTGGACCGAGCTGCCGAGCTGCCG ctccggAAGGGCTCCAAGCCCCCCTCCCCCTTCGCCAGCCTGGCCGTGCGCGACGTCTCCGTCAGGACCAAG ccctgcgcccccACCGCCGAGCCCGTGTGGGACGAAGGCTTCTCCTTCCTCATCAAGCGGCCGCACGTGGAGTCGCTGGAGCTGCAG GTGAAGGACGAGGGGGGGCAGCCCCTGGGCGCCCtcagcctgcccctgccccggctCCTGGCCTGCCCCGGGCTGGCGCTGGACTCCTGGTTGCCCctggccggggggggccccggcaGCCAGATCCTGCTGCGGGCGCAGCTGGGG GTCCTGGTGCCGCAGCAGGTGGAGGAGGGGGCCGGtggcgcggccccggcgggggggggcgacGCTGCCCCCCAGCCCGCGGAGGAGGAgtttggggcgggggggctgcgccaGCGCCTGCCCCCGGCCGACAG cccccccgagccGGCGGAGGGTCCCCTGGGCCGGCTGCAGCTCACGCTCTGGTACCACCGCGACGAGCGGAAGCTGGTGGCCATCGTCCACGGCTGCAG GAACCTGAAGCCGGTGTCGAAGGAGCTGCCGGACCCCTACGTgtccctggtgctgctgcccgacCGCAGCCGCAGCTCCAAGCGGAAAACGAAcgtgcagaaaaaaaccctgaaccccGACTTCAACGAGAG GTTCGAGTGGGACGTGTCCCTGGAGGAGGCCTCGCGGCGCAAGCTGGAAGCTCACGTCAAATCCACCGGGTCCTTCATGTCGCGGGAGAAGGAGGCGctggggaag ATCCATCTGGACCTGGCGCAGGTGGATCTGGCCGAGGGGGGCCCCCACTG GTACGAGCTGCGGGACGAGCGGAGCAGCCCCTAG
- the MYL6 gene encoding LOW QUALITY PROTEIN: myosin light polypeptide 6 (The sequence of the model RefSeq protein was modified relative to this genomic sequence to represent the inferred CDS: substituted 1 base at 1 genomic stop codon): protein MCDFSEEQTAEFKEAFQLFDRTGDGKILYSQCGDVMRALGQNPTNAEVMKVLGNPERWXMNLKTLNFEQFLPMMQTIAKNKDQGCFEDYVEGLRVFDKEGNGTVMGAEIRHVLVTLGEKMTEEEVEQLVAGHEDSNGCINYEELVRMVLSG, encoded by the exons ATG TGCGACTTCTCGGAGGAACAAACCGCGG AGTTCAAGGAGGCGTTTCAGCTCTTCGACCGCACCGGGGACGGGAAGATCCTGTACAGCCAGTGCGGGGACGTGATGCGGGCGCTGGGCCAGAACCCCACCAACGCCGAGGTCATGAAGGTGCTGGGCAACCCAGAGCGATGGTGA ATGAACCTGAAGACGCTGAACTTCGAGCAGTTCCTGCCCATGATGCAGACGATCGCCAAGAACAAGGACCAGGGCTGCTTCGAGGACTACGTGGAGGGGCTGCGGGTCTTCgacaaggagggcaacggcaccGTCATGGGCGCCGAGATCCGCCACGTCCTCGTCACCCTGG gtGAGAAGATGAcggaggaggaggtggagcagCTGGTGGCCGGGCACGAGGACAGCAACGGCTGCATCAACTACGAAG AGCTGGTCCGGATGGTGCTGAGCGGCTGA